A single region of the Solwaraspora sp. WMMD406 genome encodes:
- a CDS encoding ribosome small subunit-dependent GTPase A, which translates to MRPRRSSRPRTRTRPAHDDAVDGFVVAVDRGRYSCVLTPASGSTPTPTDRRPVVTVTAMRARELGRKSVVVGDRVGLVGDVSGTTGSLARIVRIDERVSVLRRTADDDDTTAEGRLERVVVANADQLVIVSALADPPPRTGFIDRCLVAAYDAGIEPLLCLTKADLAGPEAVIDYYHDLDLEYVLCRPGSELDELRQRLAGRLSVLVGHSGVGKSTLVNRLVPQALRAVGAVSAIGRGRHTSSSAVVLRLPALPAGAAEVVARHPTSGQDPGWIVDTPGIRSFGLAHVSAESLLHGFPDLVDGTLECPPNCEHSGSAEGCRLAGWVADGNADPRRLASYRRLLDSRSGEPDS; encoded by the coding sequence GTGCGCCCACGACGGTCCTCCCGTCCGCGCACCCGTACCCGACCGGCGCACGACGACGCGGTCGACGGATTCGTGGTCGCGGTCGATCGGGGTCGGTACAGCTGTGTGCTGACCCCGGCTTCCGGGTCGACACCGACGCCGACCGACCGGCGACCGGTGGTGACGGTCACCGCGATGCGGGCCCGCGAACTCGGCCGCAAGTCGGTGGTGGTCGGCGACCGGGTCGGACTGGTCGGCGACGTGTCGGGCACCACCGGGTCGTTGGCCCGGATCGTCCGGATCGACGAGCGGGTGTCCGTGCTGCGCCGGACCGCTGACGACGACGACACCACCGCCGAGGGACGGTTGGAGCGGGTCGTGGTGGCGAACGCCGACCAACTGGTCATCGTCAGCGCGCTGGCCGACCCGCCACCCCGGACCGGCTTCATCGACCGCTGCCTGGTAGCGGCCTACGACGCAGGAATCGAGCCGCTGCTCTGCCTCACCAAGGCCGATCTGGCCGGTCCGGAAGCGGTGATCGACTACTACCACGACCTGGATCTGGAGTACGTCCTCTGCCGCCCCGGCAGCGAACTCGACGAATTGCGCCAACGACTCGCCGGGCGGCTGTCGGTGCTGGTCGGGCACTCCGGCGTCGGCAAGAGCACGCTGGTCAACCGGCTCGTCCCACAGGCGCTGCGGGCAGTGGGAGCGGTCAGCGCGATCGGCCGGGGTCGGCACACCTCGTCGAGCGCGGTCGTACTCCGGTTGCCCGCCCTGCCCGCCGGGGCCGCCGAGGTCGTTGCCCGGCATCCGACCAGCGGGCAGGACCCCGGCTGGATCGTCGACACGCCCGGGATCCGCAGCTTCGGACTCGCCCACGTGTCCGCCGAGAGCCTGCTGCACGGCTTTCCGGACCTGGTCGACGGCACGCTGGAGTGCCCGCCCAACTGCGAGCACAGCGGCAGCGCGGAAGGCTGCCGGTTGGCCGGTTGGGTGGCCGACGGCAATGCCGACCCACGACGGTTGGCCTCCTACCGCCGGCTGCTGGACTCCCGGTCAGGGGAACCCGACAGCTAA
- the hisN gene encoding histidinol-phosphatase: MARYADDLSLAHLLADTADSMSMARFRALDLHVEAKPDLTPVSDADTAVEKALRATLARTRPRDGVLGEEFGASVAAAGPGNRQWVIDPIDGTKNFIRGVPIWATLIALMEGDQPVVGLVSAPALGRRWWAATGHGAYAGRHTAAATPIKVSGVRRLADASFCYSSLPSWQESGRLDAMLDIMRSVWRSRAYGDFYGYMLVAEGAVDIMVEPELSLWDLAALIPIVTEAGGTFTDLTGRPGPGGGSAVASNGKLHSDLLHRLG; the protein is encoded by the coding sequence ATGGCCCGGTACGCCGATGATCTGTCTCTCGCCCACCTGCTCGCCGACACTGCGGACTCGATGTCGATGGCCCGCTTCCGGGCGCTCGACCTGCACGTCGAAGCGAAACCGGATCTGACCCCGGTCTCCGACGCCGACACCGCTGTCGAGAAGGCGCTGCGCGCCACGCTCGCCCGTACCCGCCCCCGCGACGGCGTACTCGGCGAGGAATTCGGTGCCTCGGTCGCGGCGGCGGGCCCCGGCAACCGGCAGTGGGTCATCGACCCGATCGACGGCACCAAGAACTTCATCCGGGGCGTGCCGATCTGGGCCACGTTGATCGCCCTGATGGAAGGCGATCAACCGGTGGTCGGGTTGGTGTCGGCTCCGGCCCTGGGCCGCCGCTGGTGGGCGGCGACCGGTCACGGCGCGTACGCCGGACGGCACACCGCCGCCGCCACGCCGATCAAGGTCTCGGGTGTCCGCCGGCTGGCCGACGCGAGCTTTTGCTACTCGTCGTTGCCCAGTTGGCAGGAGTCAGGTCGGCTCGACGCCATGCTGGACATCATGCGGTCGGTGTGGCGCAGCCGCGCGTACGGCGACTTCTACGGATACATGCTGGTCGCCGAAGGCGCCGTCGACATCATGGTCGAACCTGAACTGTCCTTGTGGGACCTGGCCGCGCTGATTCCCATCGTGACGGAGGCCGGTGGCACGTTCACCGACCTGACCGGACGGCCCGGACCCGGCGGCGGCAGCGCGGTGGCGAGTAACGGCAAGCTGCACTCCGACCTGTTGCACCGGCTGGGCTGA
- a CDS encoding glycosyltransferase — MRVGLVSAHGGASIGRDPGNRDGAHLDTTGRASTGTRQHIDRLAAELARLGHDVRVYQRRSTPDEPPDDERGGYRVISVPVGPPHDLGTADLLGHLPEIGSWLAGQWQRGDWSPDVVHGHFWPGGLAVASAVGRTSVPLVQTFHSVGSQQQRVLGPDYRGPRVRVALEQALSRVVDAAIAQCTDEVDELARMGRDRASVAMIPPGVDIDRFCPDTEERPRRRRRILSVGGLTAGYGHDDLIRCLRLVGDADLIVAGGPAPTALGGHPDAHRLRALADRCGVTDQVELLGVVAAQEMPELYRSVDLVVCASRYAPAGTVALEAMACGVPVVGYAHGGVGDCVVDSVTGRLVPVGDVRSLGLTVRRLLADDAERFAYGHAAIDRVRCRYSWERTATAVERLYHRVLGLRGRCVPVGSVSGAEPPDGDSVELVDVEINLAEVETTEIVDAAASGDPAATRARAA; from the coding sequence ATGCGCGTCGGCCTTGTGTCCGCACACGGTGGAGCTTCCATCGGTCGCGACCCCGGCAACCGGGACGGAGCACACCTGGACACCACCGGACGAGCGTCGACCGGGACCCGTCAGCACATCGACCGGCTCGCCGCCGAGTTGGCGCGGCTGGGCCACGACGTTCGGGTCTACCAACGCCGTTCGACCCCGGACGAGCCGCCGGACGACGAGCGGGGCGGCTACCGCGTGATCAGTGTCCCGGTGGGTCCACCGCACGACCTTGGCACCGCCGACCTGCTCGGGCACCTGCCGGAGATCGGCAGCTGGCTGGCCGGGCAGTGGCAGCGGGGCGACTGGAGCCCGGACGTGGTGCACGGACACTTCTGGCCCGGCGGGCTCGCCGTCGCGAGCGCGGTCGGTCGGACCAGCGTCCCGCTGGTGCAGACCTTCCACAGCGTCGGCAGCCAGCAGCAGCGGGTACTCGGTCCCGACTACCGGGGACCACGGGTACGGGTGGCGCTGGAGCAGGCCCTGAGCCGAGTGGTCGACGCGGCCATCGCCCAGTGCACCGACGAAGTCGACGAACTCGCCCGGATGGGCCGCGACCGCGCCTCCGTGGCGATGATCCCGCCCGGAGTGGACATCGACCGGTTCTGTCCCGACACCGAGGAGCGTCCCCGCCGCCGTCGGCGGATCCTGTCCGTCGGCGGCCTCACCGCCGGCTACGGACACGACGATCTGATCCGCTGTCTCCGTCTGGTCGGCGACGCGGACCTGATCGTGGCCGGCGGGCCGGCACCGACCGCGCTCGGCGGCCACCCCGACGCGCACCGGCTTCGCGCGCTGGCCGACCGGTGCGGGGTGACGGACCAGGTGGAGCTGCTCGGGGTGGTCGCTGCCCAGGAGATGCCGGAGCTGTACCGGTCGGTGGACCTCGTGGTCTGCGCCAGCCGGTACGCCCCGGCCGGGACCGTGGCGCTGGAGGCGATGGCCTGCGGCGTACCGGTGGTCGGGTACGCCCACGGCGGCGTCGGGGACTGCGTGGTCGACTCGGTGACGGGCCGTCTGGTCCCGGTCGGCGACGTCCGGAGCCTGGGGCTCACGGTACGTCGGCTGCTCGCCGACGACGCGGAGCGCTTCGCCTACGGGCACGCCGCGATCGACCGGGTCCGGTGCCGCTACAGCTGGGAGCGGACGGCTACCGCGGTCGAGCGGCTCTACCACCGGGTGCTCGGGCTACGTGGCCGATGCGTACCGGTGGGATCGGTCTCCGGTGCCGAGCCGCCCGACGGAGATTCGGTCGAGCTGGTCGATGTGGAGATCAACCTGGCCGAGGTCGAGACGACCGAGATCGTCGACGCCGCCGCGTCGGGCGATCCGGCGGCCACCCGGGCGCGGGCGGCCTGA
- a CDS encoding DUF5709 domain-containing protein: MREDDFPRPVSDTESEGIPETADDDSTAYDDVASGREADGPDPASVPGDVPMAVDHFGNTAQEQRDGESLDYKVARESLETPVRDLLSGPADPALGDEADSERAAAQAQLDADVIDPGPSSDPDSPVSVYDHGRLGGSADGMVGRLVEPDEGAHSDAEPDAVAADAGAAGGGASAEELAIHETQPPPDRPVDRQR; the protein is encoded by the coding sequence ATGCGCGAAGACGACTTCCCCCGCCCGGTATCCGACACCGAGTCCGAAGGCATCCCGGAGACCGCCGACGACGACTCGACCGCCTACGACGACGTGGCGAGTGGCCGGGAGGCGGATGGGCCCGATCCGGCCAGCGTCCCGGGCGATGTGCCGATGGCGGTCGATCATTTCGGCAACACCGCGCAAGAGCAACGCGACGGGGAATCGCTCGACTACAAGGTTGCCCGGGAATCGTTGGAGACGCCGGTACGCGACCTGCTCAGTGGCCCCGCTGATCCGGCGTTGGGCGACGAAGCCGACAGCGAGCGGGCCGCCGCCCAGGCGCAGCTCGACGCCGACGTGATCGATCCCGGCCCCTCCTCCGACCCCGACTCGCCGGTGTCGGTCTACGACCACGGCCGGCTCGGTGGTTCCGCCGACGGGATGGTGGGGCGGCTGGTGGAACCAGACGAGGGCGCCCACAGCGACGCGGAGCCTGACGCGGTGGCGGCGGACGCCGGTGCGGCCGGCGGTGGGGCCAGCGCCGAGGAGCTGGCGATCCACGAAACCCAGCCACCGCCGGACCGACCGGTCGACCGGCAGCGGTAG
- a CDS encoding response regulator transcription factor has protein sequence MGGDQPTDDSGPIRVMVVDDHPMWREGVARDLSEAGHEVVATTGEGRQAIRICQATRPDVVVLDLQLPDMSGVEVIRGLLAAQPGVRVLMLSASGEQQSVLDAVKAGATGYLLKSASPAEFLDAVRRTSVGDTVFTPGLAGLVLGEYRRLAAAPNPGGDEPRLTDRETEVLRLVAKGLSYKQIATRLGLSHRTVQNHVQNTLGKLQLHNRVELTRYAIEQGLDE, from the coding sequence ATGGGCGGCGACCAGCCGACAGACGACAGCGGCCCGATTCGCGTCATGGTGGTCGACGACCATCCGATGTGGCGCGAAGGAGTGGCCCGCGACCTGTCCGAAGCGGGACACGAGGTGGTGGCCACCACCGGCGAGGGCCGCCAGGCGATCCGGATCTGCCAGGCGACCCGCCCGGACGTCGTGGTGCTCGACCTGCAGCTGCCCGACATGTCGGGTGTCGAGGTGATCCGGGGGCTACTCGCGGCCCAGCCGGGCGTCCGGGTCCTCATGCTTTCCGCCAGCGGGGAACAGCAGAGCGTCCTGGATGCGGTGAAGGCCGGCGCGACCGGCTACCTGCTCAAGTCGGCCAGCCCGGCGGAGTTCCTCGACGCCGTACGCCGCACCAGCGTCGGTGACACCGTCTTCACCCCCGGGCTGGCCGGGCTGGTGCTCGGCGAATACCGCCGGCTCGCCGCCGCGCCGAATCCGGGCGGTGACGAACCCCGATTGACCGATCGGGAGACCGAGGTACTGCGCCTGGTGGCGAAAGGGCTGTCCTACAAGCAGATCGCGACGCGGCTCGGGCTGTCCCACCGTACGGTGCAGAACCACGTGCAGAACACCCTCGGCAAGCTGCAACTGCACAACCGGGTCGAACTCACCCGCTACGCGATCGAGCAGGGCCTCGACGAATAG
- a CDS encoding DUF5931 domain-containing protein — protein MHQSPSPPGTLLVPLWRAIAVFRFTALGYVLVLYVRNLGDYAHPLIAIPVLLGMIAWTVVAAYAYARPASRRWPLLAADLAVALTTLLISPWVIGRPALADGVPTLAVAWLAAPVLAWAVAGGRRLGVVAALILTAADLAVRERLNESSVTPGVLMLLAGIAVGHVARLIEQAEQRLQRAVELEAATRELAAATRERERLARDIHDSVLQVLAMVARRGAHLDGEAGELARLAGEQESALRALVASRGAAGGESATTAPSAPRPTDLRTVIASYESPTVTVATPADPVRLRANAVDQIGAAVAAAIDNASRHGGPGTRCWVLVEEEEGVVTVSIRDDGCGIPPGRLDEAAAAGRLGVSQSIKGRIVELGGTVRILTTVGEGTEIELRVPTTATRPGTEER, from the coding sequence GTGCACCAGAGCCCCTCGCCGCCGGGCACCCTGTTGGTGCCGCTCTGGCGCGCCATCGCGGTCTTCCGGTTCACCGCCCTCGGCTACGTACTGGTGCTCTACGTCCGCAACCTGGGCGACTACGCACACCCTCTGATCGCGATCCCGGTCCTCCTGGGCATGATCGCATGGACCGTCGTCGCCGCCTACGCGTACGCCCGACCGGCGTCGCGCCGCTGGCCGTTGCTCGCCGCCGACCTGGCGGTGGCGCTGACTACCCTGCTGATCAGCCCGTGGGTGATCGGCCGGCCGGCGCTCGCCGACGGCGTCCCCACCCTGGCCGTCGCCTGGCTCGCCGCTCCGGTCCTCGCCTGGGCCGTCGCCGGCGGCCGTCGTCTCGGTGTGGTCGCGGCCCTGATCCTCACCGCGGCCGATCTGGCGGTACGGGAACGGCTCAACGAATCGTCGGTCACCCCCGGCGTGCTGATGCTGCTGGCCGGAATCGCTGTCGGCCACGTCGCCCGGCTCATCGAGCAGGCCGAGCAGCGGCTGCAACGTGCCGTGGAACTCGAAGCCGCGACCCGGGAACTGGCCGCCGCGACCCGAGAACGGGAACGCCTGGCGCGCGACATCCACGACTCGGTGCTCCAGGTCCTCGCGATGGTCGCCCGGCGCGGCGCCCACCTCGACGGGGAAGCCGGCGAACTGGCCCGGCTCGCCGGCGAACAGGAATCGGCCCTGCGCGCACTGGTCGCCAGCCGGGGCGCGGCTGGCGGCGAATCGGCCACCACCGCGCCGAGCGCCCCCCGGCCGACCGACCTGCGTACGGTGATCGCCAGCTACGAGTCGCCCACGGTGACCGTCGCCACCCCCGCCGACCCGGTCCGGCTCCGCGCGAACGCCGTCGACCAGATCGGGGCCGCCGTCGCGGCCGCGATCGACAACGCGTCCCGGCACGGCGGCCCGGGTACCCGGTGCTGGGTGCTGGTCGAGGAGGAGGAAGGGGTCGTCACCGTGTCGATCCGGGACGACGGGTGCGGCATCCCGCCGGGCCGGCTCGACGAGGCCGCCGCCGCAGGCCGGCTCGGCGTGAGCCAGTCGATCAAAGGCCGGATCGTCGAACTGGGCGGGACGGTGCGAATCCTCACCACCGTGGGCGAGGGTACGGAGATCGAGTTGCGGGTGCCGACGACGGCTACCCGACCCGGGACCGAGGAGCGGTAG
- a CDS encoding ATP-binding protein codes for MTDADPPSSATVVPIDPTDLLSETFDRGQVTDLRHRVASCALSAGMHGQRLDDFVLAVNELITNAVRHGGGRGWLRMWREAHSMVCEVSDNGHGIETDRLHNRDRPAPNTAGGWGLWLTERLTDTMAVATSSSGTTVRISLSVPATGSAGREPAGQAPPGS; via the coding sequence ATGACCGACGCGGATCCCCCGTCATCGGCTACGGTCGTGCCTATCGACCCGACGGATCTACTCAGCGAGACCTTCGACCGGGGTCAGGTCACTGACCTCCGGCACCGCGTCGCATCCTGCGCACTGAGCGCCGGCATGCACGGGCAGCGGCTGGACGACTTCGTCCTGGCCGTCAACGAGCTGATCACCAACGCCGTACGTCATGGTGGCGGGCGCGGTTGGCTGCGGATGTGGCGAGAGGCACACTCGATGGTCTGCGAGGTATCCGACAACGGCCACGGGATCGAGACCGACCGACTGCACAACCGGGATCGACCCGCGCCGAACACCGCAGGCGGCTGGGGGCTGTGGCTCACCGAGCGGTTGACCGACACCATGGCCGTGGCGACCAGCTCCAGCGGCACCACCGTCCGGATCAGTCTCAGTGTCCCCGCCACCGGCTCCGCCGGTCGGGAGCCGGCCGGGCAGGCTCCGCCCGGCAGCTGA
- a CDS encoding ribose-phosphate pyrophosphokinase, with translation MRDIAVFSGSAHPELAAEICAHLDVPLQPVRVSRFANDCLEVQLQANCRERDVFLIQPLVPPVQEHLVELLLMLDAARGASAGRITVVLPHYAYARSDKKDAPRISIGARLVADLLVSAGADRVLAMTLHSPQVHGFFSVPVDHLHALRELAAHFRGHELADTVVVSPDLGNAKEAAAFARMLGLPVAAGAKQRFSDDRVQISAVIGDVVDRDVIVLDDEIAKGSTVIELIDHLRDLKVRSIRIACTHGLFSSGALDRLSSQEGVLEIVCTNTVPIPEGKRVPKLQVLSVAPALAEAMRRIHNGESVSALFA, from the coding sequence GTGCGCGACATTGCGGTTTTCAGCGGCAGTGCCCACCCCGAGTTGGCGGCCGAGATCTGCGCTCACCTGGACGTCCCGCTGCAACCGGTACGGGTGTCCCGGTTCGCCAACGACTGCCTGGAAGTGCAGCTGCAGGCGAACTGCCGCGAGCGGGATGTCTTCCTGATCCAGCCACTGGTGCCGCCGGTACAGGAACACCTGGTCGAGCTGCTGCTGATGCTCGACGCCGCCCGGGGGGCCTCAGCCGGGCGGATCACCGTGGTGCTGCCGCACTACGCCTACGCCCGTTCCGACAAGAAGGACGCCCCGCGAATCTCGATCGGTGCCCGGCTCGTCGCCGACCTGCTGGTGTCCGCCGGTGCCGACCGGGTGCTCGCGATGACCCTGCACTCGCCGCAGGTGCACGGGTTCTTCAGCGTCCCCGTCGACCACCTGCACGCGCTCCGGGAGTTGGCCGCGCACTTTCGCGGCCACGAATTGGCCGACACGGTGGTCGTTTCGCCCGACCTCGGCAACGCCAAGGAGGCTGCTGCCTTCGCCCGGATGCTTGGTCTCCCGGTGGCGGCCGGTGCCAAGCAACGTTTCAGTGACGATCGGGTGCAGATCAGCGCCGTGATCGGTGACGTCGTGGACCGCGACGTGATCGTCCTCGACGACGAGATCGCCAAGGGCAGTACGGTGATCGAACTCATCGACCACCTGCGCGACCTCAAGGTCCGGTCGATCCGGATCGCCTGCACCCATGGGCTGTTCTCCAGTGGCGCCCTCGACCGGCTGAGTAGCCAGGAGGGGGTCCTGGAGATCGTCTGTACCAACACCGTGCCGATTCCGGAGGGCAAGCGGGTGCCGAAGCTGCAGGTGCTCTCCGTGGCGCCGGCACTGGCCGAGGCGATGCGGCGGATTCACAACGGCGAGTCGGTCAGCGCGTTGTTCGCCTGA
- a CDS encoding alpha/beta fold hydrolase, which produces MAWFDLPLDRLRRYQPELTPPADLRAFWDDTLSDARSMAAKPVATPVATPLRAIDTYDVSFTGFAGQEIKAWLNVPSGAAGPLPVVVQFIGYGGGRGRPHEWLLWASAGYAHLVMDTRGQGGSWRGGDTPDPGPDGSGPATPGYLTRGVLDPAGYYYRRLITDAARAVEIAGDLPGVDGSRLAVVGASQGGGLALAAAALAGDRVRAVVSQVPFLCQIRRAVTITDADPYNELVRFCRLQPERAAAAFATVDYVDAAHLVPWATAPALFSAALMDQTCPPSTVFAAYHAYSGPKEIEVYEWDDHEGGRAHFDQLSIEFVHKQLG; this is translated from the coding sequence ATGGCCTGGTTCGATCTTCCCCTCGATCGGCTGCGGCGTTACCAGCCCGAGCTGACGCCGCCGGCCGATCTGCGCGCGTTCTGGGACGACACGCTGTCGGACGCCCGGTCGATGGCGGCGAAGCCGGTGGCCACCCCGGTGGCCACCCCGTTGCGTGCGATCGACACGTACGACGTGAGTTTCACCGGCTTCGCGGGTCAGGAGATCAAGGCCTGGCTCAACGTGCCGTCGGGTGCCGCCGGGCCGCTACCGGTCGTCGTCCAGTTCATCGGGTACGGCGGCGGCCGGGGCCGCCCGCACGAGTGGCTGCTCTGGGCGTCCGCCGGTTACGCCCATCTGGTGATGGACACCCGCGGCCAGGGCGGTTCGTGGCGGGGCGGCGACACCCCGGATCCCGGTCCGGACGGGTCCGGACCGGCCACTCCCGGCTACCTCACCCGAGGCGTGCTCGATCCAGCCGGCTACTACTACCGTCGGCTGATCACCGATGCCGCGCGGGCCGTGGAGATCGCCGGTGACCTGCCGGGCGTCGACGGATCCCGGTTGGCCGTGGTCGGCGCCAGCCAAGGCGGCGGGCTGGCGTTGGCCGCCGCCGCGTTGGCCGGGGACCGGGTCCGGGCGGTGGTGTCCCAGGTGCCGTTCCTGTGCCAGATCCGGCGGGCGGTGACGATCACCGACGCGGATCCCTACAACGAGCTGGTCCGGTTCTGCCGGCTGCAACCAGAGCGCGCCGCCGCCGCGTTCGCCACGGTCGACTACGTCGATGCCGCGCACCTGGTGCCGTGGGCGACCGCACCGGCGCTGTTCAGCGCCGCGTTGATGGACCAGACCTGCCCGCCGTCGACGGTCTTCGCCGCTTACCACGCGTACTCCGGCCCGAAGGAGATCGAGGTGTACGAGTGGGACGACCACGAGGGCGGCCGGGCCCATTTCGACCAACTGTCGATCGAGTTCGTCCACAAGCAGCTCGGCTAG
- the glpK gene encoding glycerol kinase GlpK, whose translation MTAQSSPAAAGRYIAAIDQGTTSSRCIVFDADGTIVTMAQREHRQIFPRPGWVEHDADEIWANVEQVVRQALADAGIGGAADADADAGGLAAIGITNQRETTVVWDRTTGRPVHPAIVWQDTRTGPQLRRLGAAVGEQRLRERTGLPLATYFAGPKAMWLLEHVDGLRERAERGEVLFGTMESWLIWKLTGRHVTDVTNASRTLLMDVHTLRWDDEILAAAGIPAAMLPEIVSSATVYGTTDADVAGGALAGVPVASALGDQQAALFGQTCFQPGEAKCTYGTGSFLLLNTGTSAVTSQHGLLTTVAYQIGDAPAHYALEGAIAVTGSLVQWLRDNLGLISSAAQIEELARSVDGNGGCYIVPAFSGLFAPHWRADARGVVAGLTGYITKGHLARAVLEASAWQTREVVDAMNADSDVALRRLRVDGGMTANGLLMQFLADVLDVPVVRPAVSETTCLGAAYAAGLAVGFWPDLDTLRAQWRADAHWRPAMSAAHRDREYAQWRKAVSRTLDWVDD comes from the coding sequence ATGACCGCGCAGAGCAGCCCGGCCGCCGCCGGACGGTACATCGCCGCCATCGACCAGGGCACCACCTCGTCACGATGCATCGTGTTCGACGCCGACGGCACGATCGTCACCATGGCCCAGCGCGAACACCGGCAGATCTTCCCCCGCCCCGGCTGGGTCGAACACGACGCCGACGAGATCTGGGCCAACGTCGAGCAGGTCGTCCGGCAGGCCCTCGCCGACGCTGGCATCGGCGGCGCGGCCGACGCCGACGCCGACGCTGGTGGATTGGCCGCGATCGGCATCACCAACCAGCGGGAGACCACCGTGGTGTGGGACCGGACCACCGGCCGGCCGGTGCACCCCGCGATCGTCTGGCAGGACACCCGTACCGGCCCGCAGCTGCGGCGGCTCGGCGCGGCCGTCGGCGAGCAGCGGCTACGGGAACGCACCGGACTGCCGCTGGCGACGTACTTCGCCGGGCCGAAGGCGATGTGGCTGCTGGAACACGTCGACGGGCTGCGCGAGCGGGCCGAACGCGGCGAGGTGCTGTTCGGCACGATGGAATCCTGGCTGATCTGGAAGTTGACCGGCCGGCACGTCACCGACGTCACCAACGCCAGCCGGACGCTGCTGATGGACGTGCACACGCTGCGCTGGGACGACGAAATCCTGGCCGCGGCGGGCATTCCGGCCGCGATGCTGCCGGAAATCGTCTCGTCGGCGACGGTCTACGGTACGACGGACGCCGACGTCGCCGGCGGAGCGCTGGCCGGCGTACCGGTCGCCAGTGCCCTCGGTGACCAGCAGGCGGCGTTGTTCGGGCAGACCTGCTTCCAGCCCGGCGAGGCCAAATGCACCTACGGCACCGGCAGTTTCCTGCTGCTCAACACCGGTACGAGTGCGGTCACCTCACAGCACGGGCTGCTGACCACGGTGGCGTACCAGATCGGTGATGCCCCGGCCCACTACGCGCTGGAGGGTGCGATCGCGGTGACCGGGTCGCTGGTGCAGTGGCTGCGCGACAACCTGGGGCTGATCTCCAGCGCGGCGCAGATCGAGGAGCTGGCTCGCAGCGTCGACGGCAACGGCGGCTGCTACATCGTGCCGGCGTTCTCCGGGCTGTTCGCCCCGCACTGGCGGGCCGACGCCCGGGGCGTGGTCGCCGGATTGACCGGTTACATCACCAAGGGGCATCTGGCCCGCGCGGTGCTGGAAGCCTCGGCGTGGCAGACCCGGGAGGTGGTGGACGCGATGAACGCCGATTCCGACGTGGCGCTGCGCCGGCTGCGGGTCGACGGTGGGATGACCGCCAACGGGCTGTTGATGCAGTTCCTGGCCGACGTGCTCGACGTGCCGGTGGTGCGTCCGGCGGTCAGCGAGACGACCTGTCTCGGGGCGGCGTACGCGGCCGGGTTGGCGGTCGGTTTCTGGCCGGACCTGGACACGTT